From Thermococcus sp.:
CGCGTTCTTGAGGTGGGCATTGGGGTAGGCAAGACTCTGCAGTATTACCCAAAGGAGGTGGAACTGTGTGGAATCGATGCCGTTCCGGAGGCGCTTGAGATTGCCAGGAAAAAGGTGGGAGAACTCGGTCTCAATGCCTGCTTCAGGGGGGCCGACGTCGAGAACCTGCCCTTCCCCGATGAAATCTTCAATACTGTCATCAGCTCCTTTGTCTTCTGCACCGTTCCCGACCCGGAGAGTGGCATGAATGAAATCTTCCGCGTTCTGAAACCCGGTGGGCGGGCGATCTTCCTCGAGCACACAAGGAGCGATTCGAAGCTGGTCGATTGTCTCTTCCTCTGGCCGATGAAGCTTATCCTCAAACCCCTTCTCGACGACGACACCCTCAGGGATACCCACCTTCTCGTCAGGCGATACTTCGAGGTTGAGCATAAGGAGAGCTACTACCATGGAATCGTTCGTCTTATAGTTGGGAAAAAGCCCTCAGGTGGGGATCAGGTTGATTAGCCCCCCAGGCCGAGGGCGTCCCTTATCCAGAGGGATATGAGACCTATCTTCGGGAAGACGAAGAGGGCCTTGTCCTCGACGGCATAGGCTGGAACGCAGGGTATTTCGCCGTATTTCGTTGGATACGGCGGGTCAGGAACGGGATTGTTGTCCCCCCATGTTAGGAAGCACTTCTCTGTCTTCCCCCCGAGGTTTACCTCGCTTATCTCCCTAACTCTATGGATTATCGGGTACTCGTAGCCGGGGCGCTTGTAAACTACGACGTCGTTGACGTGGATGCTGTTTATGTTGTTCATATTAATCCCCTCAAGCAGAACGACGTCGCCGCGATAGAAAACGGGTTCCATCGAGCCGCTGACGACTATAACGAGCGGAGAATCCGTGTGGAGGGCAAATTTGAGGCCGTATTCAAAGGCGAAAACCGCCACTATAACTATCAAAACCCATGCGAGTTCCTTCTTCCATCCGTCTTCCATCTTAGGGCCTCCATAAATGTGCTTATTCTCACAGGGATGGCACCTATTGCGGTGCAGGTCTCGAGGCTGACGCCCCTCCCGGTCACGTCCATGTGGTGGCGAGCCAACTTAAAGGTTTCCTTTGGAAGTCCGTGCCTTCCGAGCCCCACCAGTAGAAGAAAGCTCTCGCCCCTCAGTGCCCGCTCCGCCACTTCAAACGGAGTTATAGACTTATCGGCAGAGGGTTTCCTTGTCGTGGCAACTACCGTCCCGAACTGGGGTGAGAATCCTTTCTCGGGGAATTCGAGCAGGTGAAAGGCGTTTTTCCCAGCCAGATCTATGAGGTATTCTCCCCTTTCCCCCACCGTTGTGTGCTTCCTTATCTCCTCCGCAACGTCTGGTGGCCTTCCCTTTAACGGAAATCCTATCAAGGCTAGGTGGAAGCCGTAGGCGTAGGCGATAGGCCCGGCCCTCGCTATGGCCCTTAAATGGGCTTCGTGGAGTTTCTTCTTGTCGTACGTGTTGTAAAGCGCGAGAGTCAGCATGGCTACCACATGGAATGGCCGACAAAGATTTATAAGGATTTGGCGCGGATTTTTAGCTTGATATGACAACGCTTGATGATGTGGTACCTCTGATTGAAAGGGGACAGTATGAAGAAGCCCTTGAGAGAATAGCGGAGCTTGATGACCCTCTTGACCGGATTGACGCTATCACCCGCATCATACGCGGGGTTTACAACAACGGACCTTTGGAGTGGATACCAGAGCTTGTTGATGACGCCGCTTACGTAATTGAAGGGGCCGATGATCCCTCGGATAGGGTTGCAGGGTACGCACTCCTTGCTTCGACCCTGGCCGCTATTGGTTACACCGACGAGGTTGTGGACTTCTTTGATCTCGCCGTTGCCGAGGCAGACTCCATAGATAACCCCGTTGACAGAGCGGTCTCAACGTCGATACTCGCATATTACCTCGCGATCTCAGGTTATTCCGAGCAGGCGCTGGAAACGTTCAACGCCGCCTTTGATGCCCTCGTGGGTGCCGAGGCAGCCTACAGGCTCAAGGTCGATGGGATGATGAGGATAGCCGAGCTTATGGAGAAGGCCGGTGATGGACTGCCTTCCAAGGACGCGCTGGAGTTTTACAGGGCCGCTTTCGATATATTCGACAAGCTCAGTGTCAACCAGAGAGCGGCTATGGTCGAGAAGAAGATAGAGCTTGCAAAGACCGTTTACGACGTCGGGCTGCCTTTCATCAGGTCAGCAGTTCTTGAGGGCAGAAACCGCTATGCCCTCGCACTGATAGACAAGATGTACAGTGGAGTTGCTAGGTTTATAGGCTACCTTGAGGTCTCCCTCTGGTTGAAACGGGTTAACAATCCTGAGTATCTTGATATAGTGAGCGAGGCTTTTAAGAAGTGCACCTCCTCGCGCTTTACTGACTCAAATGTTCGGATTATAGTCAGGCTCCTCACCGAGCTTGGAAACCTTAAAGAGGCCCTGAAATTCGCCGCTGGAATTGTGGACCTCCGTAAGAAGAGCGAGGCCCTGAAAGTCATAGCCTTTGAGCTCCTCACCAGGGGCGACTACGAGGCCGCCCTTAAGATCGTTGAGAGCATCCCTGACCCCGCCGTCAGGGATGAGGCTATGATAGAGATAAACGCCGTGAGGGGAGAACGGTGATATTTGATGCCCACTCGGACATACCAACCCTCGTCTACGCTGAGCGCTCCAAGGGTCACTCCGGTGTCCTCGAGGAGAACTTCGACCGCTTCTTTAGAAACGTTTCCGCGAGGGTGATGGCCGTCTGGACGCCTCCGAGGAGACGGAAGGACGCGGTTGAATACGGACTCAGCGTGGTTAACGCTCTCTTGAACGACATTGCTGAGAGCAGGCACTTTGAACTCGTTACGAATGTTGATGGGATGGATTCCGCCATAGAACACGGGAGAGTGGCCCTGTGGCTTGGACTCGAGGGGGGAGAGCCAATAGGGACGAACCTTGACCTCCTGAAGGTCTTCCACCGGCTTGGACTTAGGGTTTTAACCCTGACGTGGAGCCTGAGAAACGCCATAGGCGACGGCGTCTTTGAGAGGACCCGCGGCGGGCTTACCAACTTTGGCGTTGAAGTTGTGGGGAAGGCAGAGGAGCTTGGAATAATCATCGATCTGAGTCACATAAACGAGGCCGGCTTCTGGGATGCGCTTGATGTCACCTCCTTTCCGGTTATAGCCTCTCACTCCAACGCGAGGGCACTCTGCGACCACCTGCGGAACCTGACGGACGAGCAGTTGAAGGCCATAGCGGAGCGCGATGGTGTTGTCGGTGCCGTTGCAGTCCCAAGCTTTGTCGATCCTGAGAAGCCCACCATTGAGCGCTATGTCGAGCACATCACCTACATGGTTGACCTTATCGGTTATGAACACGTTGGCCTCGGCTTCGACTTCGTCTACTACCTTCCCGGCTGGAGTGGTAGGAGCGTTGAGGGCTTCGAGGACGAGTCTAGGATACCGCGTTTAATCGAGATGCTCAATGAGAGGTTCAGTGGAAAGGAGGTCGATGCAATCACCTTTGGAAACTTCAGAAGGGTCTTTGAACGAGTGGTGGGGTGATACCATGCTTGAATTCCTGTTAGATGCTATCAGACCTGGTGAAACTGCCCTGATCGAGTACGATCCCCTCTCAAGCCCGGAGTTAGCGTTCCGTGAGATAGTTGAGAGGTACTCCTCCCTTGGCTATCCAATCCTGGTGGTTGATATACTCGACACGCTCCACCTCTTTATGGAGCACCTCCGCGTTCGCGGCTTCTCCATCCCACTAGATGCGTTCAGCGTCGTCAAAGAGGGTGGGAGGG
This genomic window contains:
- a CDS encoding DUF531 domain-containing protein produces the protein MLTLALYNTYDKKKLHEAHLRAIARAGPIAYAYGFHLALIGFPLKGRPPDVAEEIRKHTTVGERGEYLIDLAGKNAFHLLEFPEKGFSPQFGTVVATTRKPSADKSITPFEVAERALRGESFLLLVGLGRHGLPKETFKLARHHMDVTGRGVSLETCTAIGAIPVRISTFMEALRWKTDGRRNSHGF
- a CDS encoding signal peptidase I, whose protein sequence is MEDGWKKELAWVLIVIVAVFAFEYGLKFALHTDSPLVIVVSGSMEPVFYRGDVVLLEGINMNNINSIHVNDVVVYKRPGYEYPIIHRVREISEVNLGGKTEKCFLTWGDNNPVPDPPYPTKYGEIPCVPAYAVEDKALFVFPKIGLISLWIRDALGLGG
- a CDS encoding class I SAM-dependent methyltransferase, which produces MGIGVGKTLQYYPKEVELCGIDAVPEALEIARKKVGELGLNACFRGADVENLPFPDEIFNTVISSFVFCTVPDPESGMNEIFRVLKPGGRAIFLEHTRSDSKLVDCLFLWPMKLILKPLLDDDTLRDTHLLVRRYFEVEHKESYYHGIVRLIVGKKPSGGDQVD
- a CDS encoding dipeptidase — protein: MIFDAHSDIPTLVYAERSKGHSGVLEENFDRFFRNVSARVMAVWTPPRRRKDAVEYGLSVVNALLNDIAESRHFELVTNVDGMDSAIEHGRVALWLGLEGGEPIGTNLDLLKVFHRLGLRVLTLTWSLRNAIGDGVFERTRGGLTNFGVEVVGKAEELGIIIDLSHINEAGFWDALDVTSFPVIASHSNARALCDHLRNLTDEQLKAIAERDGVVGAVAVPSFVDPEKPTIERYVEHITYMVDLIGYEHVGLGFDFVYYLPGWSGRSVEGFEDESRIPRLIEMLNERFSGKEVDAITFGNFRRVFERVVG